From the Bdellovibrio reynosensis genome, one window contains:
- the fliN gene encoding flagellar motor switch protein FliN: MTDDSLDNLAEQLVAEATGMAEGGGGGAKKSAAADLSGSQDRNLNLILDIPLKVSVELGRTKMPVSELLNLTQGSVIELNKLAGEPMEVYVNDKLIARGEAVVVNEKFGVRLTDIISPAERVEQLK; encoded by the coding sequence ATGACAGACGATTCTTTAGATAATTTGGCTGAACAGCTGGTGGCGGAAGCAACCGGCATGGCAGAAGGCGGCGGCGGCGGAGCTAAAAAATCTGCAGCAGCAGACCTTAGCGGCAGCCAAGATAGAAATTTAAATTTAATTTTGGATATTCCATTAAAAGTTTCCGTTGAACTGGGTCGTACTAAAATGCCAGTCAGCGAACTTTTAAACTTAACGCAAGGAAGTGTTATTGAGCTTAACAAACTTGCGGGTGAGCCCATGGAAGTTTACGTGAATGACAAATTGATCGCCCGCGGTGAAGCGGTTGTGGTCAATGAAAAATTCGGTGTTCGTTTAACTGATATTATTTCTCCGGCTGAGCGCGTAGAGCAGCTTAAGTAA
- a CDS encoding FliO/MopB family protein, which translates to MRLLLSFIFMVSVSAQAGEAVVEKTAAAAVVAENTTSAAVSEEAATAVETNKIDNRHESEIPLNLDKNKKAASEGSGLFRILFTLSILGLVGTGAYFFLRKYSVPKAKKHQTQIKVLQQHYLGPKKSLAIVRVAGESILIGITDHNISMIKPLSLMDDEVPEEAPQNFGKVLGGMSPKASFTNDDETEEAAPVAKRASRDLDSDEEFAISGIKDIVSKRLKGMRSFQ; encoded by the coding sequence ATGCGTTTGTTGCTTTCTTTCATTTTTATGGTTTCGGTTTCAGCGCAAGCTGGTGAAGCAGTTGTTGAAAAAACAGCGGCGGCAGCAGTGGTTGCGGAAAACACAACATCAGCAGCAGTTTCGGAAGAAGCCGCTACTGCTGTTGAAACAAATAAAATCGACAACCGTCATGAGTCAGAGATTCCTTTGAATCTTGATAAAAATAAGAAAGCAGCTTCAGAAGGCAGTGGCCTTTTCCGCATTCTATTTACACTTTCGATTTTAGGTTTGGTGGGTACGGGTGCTTACTTCTTCCTGCGTAAGTACTCTGTTCCAAAAGCTAAAAAGCACCAAACTCAAATCAAAGTTTTGCAACAGCACTATTTGGGTCCTAAGAAAAGCTTGGCAATTGTAAGAGTTGCCGGTGAGTCGATCCTGATTGGTATCACTGATCACAATATTTCCATGATCAAGCCTTTGTCTTTGATGGACGATGAAGTTCCAGAAGAAGCTCCACAAAATTTCGGTAAAGTTCTTGGTGGTATGTCGCCAAAAGCAAGCTTCACGAATGACGATGAGACGGAAGAGGCTGCTCCAGTAGCAAAACGTGCTTCCCGTGACCTTGATAGCGATGAAGAATTCGCGATCAGCGGTATTAAAGATATCGTTTCTAAAAGACTTAAGGGAATGAGGTCTTTCCAGTGA